TGGTATAGTCCACCTCTAGCTTGTATTTTAGATGCTAGGAGCTTTATTCCCTAAGGATTTAGCTTACCTTATACCTTAATAGATAATTCATTCCACTGTAAGCGCCAAGGAATTAACGTATAGAAATCCAATTTAATAGCTGATAAAATAAATCCAGTAGAAGTTAGATATGTTACTAACTCTACTGGATTTTATATTTTTACTTAGCTTGAACCTTTAAACTTTCAGGTAGTTCCTTTGAAAAGGGTAGTAGTTTTAACAAGCTTCCCTTGTCTTGAGGGTCTATATTTGAAAAGTTGTTCATTAAGTAAAGTAAATATTTTTCAACAACTAAATTATTGTTCTTAGCCGTTTCAGTGATGCTATAGATTAATGCACTAGACTCTGCACCTTTGGTTGAAGCTGAGAAAAGCCAGTTGCTACGACCCACTACAAATGGTCTTATGGATCGCTCTGCAGAGTTATTATCTATTTCTAAAGATCCATCTTCTAGAAATACTTTTAAAAAACTAGGAAGTAGTGGTTTGGTATATGCTAAGGCTTTACCAAGGGCACTTTTGGGAACAGCATCTTTTATTTCTTTATCTACATAATCTATAAATTCTTCTATTATTGACTTGGATGCGTCAAGTCGCTTTTTATAACGCCTCTCATAGAAATCTTCTTTTTCACCATGCTGTTCTTTTAGGTCTTTTTCGATTTCATAAAGCTGGGCACAATAATTAAACCCTATCAATGCTCTTGAAGACTTTAGGGCTTCTTCGTCTAGATTCACTATTATTTCATGGAATTTTCTTCTTATGTGGGCTAGGCAATAAAGTCTTTTCACATTTTCAACTTTATTATATCCAGCATAGCCATCTGTTTGAATATATTTTGAAAATCCACTTAAAAAACCCTTAGGACAAGAACCAGATCTTGTCTTTTGGTAGTCGTAGATGATAATAGGTTGATCTTTATCTGGGCATTTATAGAGCCACATATACTTTTGTTTATTGGACTCCTTGCCCCTATCATCTAAAACTTTAACAACTGTTTCATCAGCCTGGATATAGTCTCTTTTTAGGAGCTCTTCCTTCATAAGCTGATAAATTGGATCTAGTTCATGGGCTGCACCAATAACCCAGTTGGCAAGGGTTTGTCTAGAAAGATTTGCCCCCATCATCTTGAAGTAGGATTCTTGTCTATTTAAAGGCAGTGCATGCTGGTATTTTAAATTTATGACATGACTAAGAAGCTCGTTAGATGTCATACTTTTGTGTAGTAGGGTCTTTGGAGCCTTTGTTGTAATTATATTTGCTTTATCATTATTTTCTTCACATGATCTGCAGGCATAGCTGTAGGTTAGATGTTCTTCTACATACAGCTTTGCAGGTATATACTTTAACACTTCCTTTGACTTCTTACCTATAACCACTAAATCACTGGAACAATCTCTGCAGGACTGTTGATCTTCATCAAGCTTATGCTCAATTACTATTTTTTCTAGGTTTGCTAAGTTATCTTTTTTTCCAGTATTGCTGGTTGGCTTCGTTCTCTTGTAAGTAATTTCCTCAATAGTAGGCTCAGCTGCTTTTAAGTTACTATCTTTTTCAGCTTCATCAAAAAAAGATACCTGTATAGTATTAGCCTGTTCACTGGAAGAGCCAAATATTTTTCTGTTTTTATTAAGTACTTGATTTTTAAGATAAGCTAACTCATTTTTCAAGTTTTCTATTTCCTTATCCTTTGCTTCAAGCTCTTCTTCCATTTTTAAAATTAGTTCTTTCGTCTTTTCGTCCAGTTGGTTTTGTAAATTTACCTTCGTCATTTTCATCCCCGTTTTCATTTTATTTACAAAACAATTATACCATAAAATCCTTGTAATTTGAATGCATACAAAGGTTTTATGGTATCTTTTTCTAAAAGTAATTTCTCTCTTTAACGGGCTTGAATTTTGATATAGTTCTTACTTCATACCCCTTAAGCAGCCACCTTAGTTCTTCAATGGAAACCTTTAAAGCTTCTTCCTTTGACATAGGCCATCTGAATTTATTTCTTTCTAGCCGATGATAGTATAGCCAAGAGCCATCATCAAAGTGAAGTATCTTTAGTTTATTCATCTGCCTATTGCAAAAGACAAATAGTGCCTTTTCAAAAGGGTCCAGCTTAAACTCGGTCTGTACAATCATACTTAGTCCATCTATATTTTTCCTAAGATCCGTTACCCCACAAGCCAAATATACTTTATCCACTTTATCTATATTTAGCATAATGCTATGATTTCCTTAAAAACATTAGATAGAGATACCTTATCATTGCTTGGTATATATATCTTAGCTTTGCCTATTTCAATTTTTATAGTTGATGCTGAGACAGGATTAGGTGGAATAATATTTTGATTTACAGCCTCATCAGCTTCCTTATCTTTAAAGCTAAC
The sequence above is drawn from the Clostridium formicaceticum genome and encodes:
- the tnpC gene encoding IS66 family transposase; protein product: MKTGMKMTKVNLQNQLDEKTKELILKMEEELEAKDKEIENLKNELAYLKNQVLNKNRKIFGSSSEQANTIQVSFFDEAEKDSNLKAAEPTIEEITYKRTKPTSNTGKKDNLANLEKIVIEHKLDEDQQSCRDCSSDLVVIGKKSKEVLKYIPAKLYVEEHLTYSYACRSCEENNDKANIITTKAPKTLLHKSMTSNELLSHVINLKYQHALPLNRQESYFKMMGANLSRQTLANWVIGAAHELDPIYQLMKEELLKRDYIQADETVVKVLDDRGKESNKQKYMWLYKCPDKDQPIIIYDYQKTRSGSCPKGFLSGFSKYIQTDGYAGYNKVENVKRLYCLAHIRRKFHEIIVNLDEEALKSSRALIGFNYCAQLYEIEKDLKEQHGEKEDFYERRYKKRLDASKSIIEEFIDYVDKEIKDAVPKSALGKALAYTKPLLPSFLKVFLEDGSLEIDNNSAERSIRPFVVGRSNWLFSASTKGAESSALIYSITETAKNNNLVVEKYLLYLMNNFSNIDPQDKGSLLKLLPFSKELPESLKVQAK
- the tnpB gene encoding IS66 family insertion sequence element accessory protein TnpB (TnpB, as the term is used for proteins encoded by IS66 family insertion elements, is considered an accessory protein, since TnpC, encoded by a neighboring gene, is a DDE family transposase.); its protein translation is MLNIDKVDKVYLACGVTDLRKNIDGLSMIVQTEFKLDPFEKALFVFCNRQMNKLKILHFDDGSWLYYHRLERNKFRWPMSKEEALKVSIEELRWLLKGYEVRTISKFKPVKERNYF
- the tnpA gene encoding IS66 family insertion sequence element accessory protein TnpA, with protein sequence MTNEALNIDWEDILDKFSSHEGSIKAFCEENSISAHQLYYRRKKLQNNNTPVFHAVSFKDKEADEAVNQNIIPPNPVSASTIKIEIGKAKIYIPSNDKVSLSNVFKEIIALC